A region of Thiofilum sp. DNA encodes the following proteins:
- a CDS encoding caspase family protein, translated as MPRRIALIIGVSQYNNSRTGLANLVAPVTDAQTIYDVLYQYGDFDSLQTLPLGTQGVDSSGFVYATELLERIKELFNPSTTDEVELAVIYFSGHGVSDRGQVVYLSASDERLAVALSWLANLAKSSSIQNICIWLDCCYSGEILEFAELGDKGFCVVAASHAQGEALAKGGHSLLTDLLCRALIPTPETRQEIRVLDFIQTIEAERKNLPQQVLCRWGNQPFTLTQWQGEVAIRSPYPPDYPPYKGLLTFQATDQSFFFGRDAMVQQLLDRLSSSRFVPLLGASGSGKSSLVLAGLLPQLVKDDWQIVVMRPAAQPLQSLRDVLVRSFPDKTMGSIANSVDLERELGQVVGEGKQFLLVIDQFEEVFTECRSEMDRTAFFACLLEAVKGDNALHIVLTLRSDFLGHCTEQIYSGLGQRLQQDALFLIALSASELREVITRPLALVGMRCEQALEDELVDQILHEKGSLPLLQYVLEKLWQTARQQGCRELTLSMYQSLGGQQGGGLRGVLNEKADAFYQQLEPQQQRLMEWLMVELVGNGQEDIRRTVTLQELHQRQPDYVEALDQLLAQLVTQERLLIQDQDNQGLATVTVAHEALIRDWQRLRGWLETNREIKSWRLRLEDSIAAWKNKVSGSLLRERRLAEAQQIIDRNSDSLLIGKHERAFIAASQADAKRRKQWQLGAVTVFIGVLLVGVLATLWQANKAEERRQEAEKKTLEASYNLAKVFEEKSLLTLNKWQEEKDPILIRQAWLYALEALKNLSQKENAILHPDLSSRLAAINEQDLLIELKKISTHQIDSILTYSPDGKTIAASANDTVMLWDSISGNFIKTIGGYLPDIKTLAYNPDGKTIAIANSNEIRLWDLKNDKNIGTIYLNDLSASEIIYSPDGKIITSLFNEDNYFSSTVNLWSSTNGKLIKKLNVDRKIEALAYNLSGKIMASSFSNNTVKIWDVESGESIRTLNNISASILVYGSGNNAIIFGYGGLQIWDFEKGVLLKDIKDITEVTSIVFNKNSFIIGSKDGSIYLLSETTKLHKKIINNQQPVHALACSPDGKTIIAQDSNKVIYEWTLSSDGLYYHQNQSLSNGFLSHMLVYSSDGKKIFSSNGSTIQSWDAATGDILDSIQFSSNLINLPIGYSLDGKVTLHQLFDGTLQLFDAETKKIFRTLEIPRSRSIYIGSFPPVAFSPDRRMIAIGKLSSIFLWDINSGKIINEINTKLYINSIMFSPDNKFIALSSFDEKGVQIWNIESNIIAGPIEIKNYTSLHVSNNFFAFSPDSSTIAIATSKNIELWDFKKATLLKVLDFGLKSSIRNLIYSPNGKRVTASFAGGEVKSWDTTNANLVQNYFVDESLFGLAYSPDGKNMVGASLKGLIWLNISLSEKSYEANIEKYKDIVRKNEHYTDISASSPNSITLAYVNKYIDPNVIRLTDNNMGGKDKMSLRHGYNGYVTAVVWRADGTIIASGSDDGIIKLWNAHTGELLKTLQGHTEAIRDILFSPDGKAIFSSSSDKTIKVWDSERGIALYTLQGKIITAGLLSYSPDNKIIISSEGLDFNRVIEAWDMTSPSFRLIYDFDPAAVLEVLRFLWEMELEGLEYKHNPLPYALYPQMGYHISFNEETRKLRPLLDAPHSDETKLGQVVRFLEAQCAYKRQEDKQACEAKRP; from the coding sequence ATGCCCCGCCGTATTGCCCTCATTATTGGTGTGAGTCAATATAATAATTCTCGTACTGGACTAGCTAACCTTGTTGCACCTGTAACCGATGCTCAAACTATTTATGACGTATTATATCAATACGGTGATTTTGATTCGTTACAAACTTTGCCTTTAGGGACGCAGGGTGTTGATAGCTCTGGATTTGTTTATGCTACCGAACTATTAGAGCGTATCAAAGAGCTCTTTAATCCTTCTACTACTGATGAAGTGGAATTGGCCGTTATCTATTTTTCAGGTCATGGGGTATCAGATCGCGGGCAAGTGGTCTATCTCTCTGCTAGTGATGAGCGTTTAGCAGTCGCTTTATCGTGGCTTGCCAATCTTGCTAAGAGCAGCTCTATTCAAAATATCTGTATTTGGTTGGATTGTTGTTACAGTGGTGAAATTTTAGAGTTTGCTGAGTTAGGGGATAAGGGTTTTTGTGTGGTAGCAGCTTCACACGCTCAAGGTGAAGCATTAGCTAAGGGCGGACACAGTTTACTAACGGATTTATTGTGTAGAGCACTCATTCCCACCCCCGAAACAAGACAAGAAATTCGTGTACTAGATTTTATTCAAACTATTGAGGCAGAACGTAAAAATTTGCCGCAACAAGTGTTATGTCGCTGGGGCAATCAACCTTTTACCTTAACCCAGTGGCAGGGTGAAGTAGCTATTCGTTCCCCTTACCCACCTGACTATCCTCCCTATAAAGGTTTACTCACTTTCCAAGCTACCGACCAATCCTTCTTTTTTGGACGTGATGCTATGGTTCAACAGTTGTTGGATCGGTTGAGTAGTAGTCGTTTTGTACCGTTATTGGGTGCATCAGGTAGTGGTAAGTCTTCGTTGGTATTAGCGGGTTTATTGCCACAATTAGTTAAAGATGATTGGCAAATTGTGGTTATGCGTCCCGCAGCTCAGCCTTTGCAAAGTTTGCGTGATGTTCTAGTACGTAGTTTTCCAGATAAAACGATGGGGTCTATAGCTAACAGTGTTGATTTAGAACGAGAACTAGGGCAAGTAGTAGGGGAAGGTAAGCAGTTCCTGTTGGTGATTGATCAATTTGAGGAGGTGTTTACAGAGTGCCGGAGTGAGATGGATCGCACTGCATTTTTTGCCTGTTTGCTGGAAGCTGTAAAGGGTGACAATGCTCTGCATATAGTTTTGACCTTACGTTCCGATTTTTTGGGGCATTGTACTGAGCAGATTTATTCGGGTTTGGGGCAGCGTTTACAACAGGATGCGCTGTTCTTAATTGCACTTAGTGCGAGTGAGTTGCGCGAGGTGATTACTCGTCCGTTAGCATTGGTGGGTATGCGTTGTGAGCAGGCATTAGAAGATGAGTTGGTTGATCAAATTCTACATGAAAAAGGCAGTTTGCCCTTATTGCAGTATGTGTTGGAAAAGCTTTGGCAAACTGCACGGCAACAAGGCTGCCGCGAATTAACGCTATCTATGTACCAGAGTCTAGGTGGACAACAGGGTGGTGGGTTGCGCGGGGTATTGAATGAAAAAGCCGATGCGTTTTATCAGCAACTTGAGCCACAACAACAGCGCTTAATGGAATGGTTGATGGTGGAGTTGGTGGGAAATGGACAAGAGGACATACGCCGTACTGTAACTTTGCAAGAGCTTCATCAGCGTCAGCCTGACTATGTGGAGGCATTAGATCAGTTGTTAGCTCAACTGGTTACGCAGGAGCGTTTGTTGATTCAAGATCAGGATAATCAGGGGTTAGCTACGGTGACAGTAGCGCATGAGGCTTTGATTCGAGATTGGCAGCGGTTGCGGGGTTGGTTAGAAACGAATAGGGAGATTAAAAGCTGGCGGTTGCGTTTGGAAGACAGTATTGCCGCATGGAAGAATAAGGTTAGTGGTAGTTTGTTGCGGGAAAGACGGTTAGCGGAAGCCCAGCAGATCATTGATAGAAATTCTGATTCTTTACTGATTGGGAAGCATGAGCGGGCATTTATTGCTGCGAGTCAAGCTGATGCTAAACGGCGCAAACAATGGCAGTTAGGGGCGGTGACTGTATTCATTGGGGTGTTACTGGTAGGAGTATTGGCGACACTATGGCAAGCGAATAAAGCTGAGGAGAGACGGCAAGAGGCTGAGAAGAAAACATTAGAAGCAAGTTATAATTTAGCAAAAGTTTTTGAAGAAAAATCTTTATTAACTCTCAATAAGTGGCAAGAAGAAAAAGATCCTATTCTTATACGGCAAGCTTGGCTTTATGCGCTTGAGGCACTAAAGAATTTATCACAAAAAGAAAATGCCATATTACATCCAGATTTATCTAGTAGACTAGCTGCTATAAATGAGCAAGATTTACTGATTGAGCTTAAAAAAATATCGACTCACCAGATTGATTCTATTCTAACATATAGTCCTGATGGAAAAACAATAGCCGCATCTGCTAATGACACAGTAATGTTATGGGATTCGATATCTGGTAACTTTATAAAAACAATAGGAGGTTATCTGCCTGACATAAAAACGTTAGCCTATAATCCAGATGGAAAAACAATAGCCATAGCAAATTCTAATGAAATAAGACTTTGGGATTTAAAAAATGATAAAAATATTGGGACTATATATTTAAATGATTTATCAGCTAGTGAAATAATATATAGTCCAGATGGAAAAATAATTACATCTTTATTTAATGAAGATAATTATTTTTCTAGTACTGTCAATCTGTGGAGTTCTACTAATGGCAAACTTATAAAAAAACTAAATGTCGATAGGAAAATAGAGGCATTAGCTTATAACTTAAGTGGTAAAATCATGGCATCCTCTTTCAGTAATAATACAGTAAAAATATGGGATGTGGAAAGTGGTGAGAGTATTAGAACCCTGAATAATATCTCAGCTAGTATTTTAGTTTATGGTTCTGGGAATAATGCTATCATTTTTGGTTATGGAGGTTTGCAAATTTGGGATTTTGAGAAAGGAGTTCTGCTAAAAGATATAAAGGATATAACTGAAGTAACCTCTATAGTTTTTAATAAAAATAGCTTTATTATCGGTTCAAAGGATGGTTCAATATATTTACTAAGCGAGACTACAAAACTGCACAAGAAAATTATAAACAATCAGCAACCTGTTCATGCGTTAGCATGTAGCCCCGATGGGAAAACAATCATTGCTCAAGATAGTAATAAAGTTATTTATGAATGGACTTTATCTTCGGATGGTCTCTATTATCATCAAAACCAATCGCTAAGTAACGGGTTTTTAAGTCATATGCTCGTATACAGTAGTGATGGAAAAAAGATATTTTCGAGTAATGGTTCGACTATTCAAAGTTGGGACGCGGCTACAGGTGATATATTAGACTCAATTCAGTTTTCTAGTAACCTTATTAACCTACCTATAGGATATAGCTTAGATGGTAAAGTAACCTTACATCAGTTATTTGATGGAACATTACAGTTATTTGATGCGGAAACAAAAAAAATATTTAGAACTTTGGAAATCCCTCGATCAAGATCAATCTATATTGGTTCTTTTCCACCAGTAGCTTTCAGTCCAGATCGCCGTATGATTGCAATTGGGAAATTAAGTAGTATATTTTTGTGGGACATAAATAGTGGAAAAATTATAAATGAAATAAATACAAAGCTTTATATTAATTCAATTATGTTTAGTCCGGACAACAAGTTTATAGCTTTAAGTTCTTTTGATGAGAAAGGAGTACAGATATGGAACATAGAGTCTAATATAATCGCGGGACCTATCGAAATTAAAAACTATACATCTTTACATGTTAGTAATAATTTTTTTGCTTTCAGCCCAGATAGCTCAACAATTGCTATTGCTACATCAAAAAACATCGAATTGTGGGATTTTAAAAAAGCCACTCTACTCAAAGTCTTAGATTTTGGTTTAAAGAGTAGCATACGTAATTTAATATACAGTCCGAATGGTAAAAGAGTAACCGCAAGCTTTGCTGGTGGAGAGGTTAAGTCATGGGATACAACTAATGCAAATCTAGTACAAAATTATTTTGTCGATGAAAGCTTATTTGGTTTAGCATATAGTCCTGACGGCAAAAACATGGTGGGTGCTTCATTAAAAGGCTTAATATGGTTAAATATAAGTTTAAGCGAAAAGAGTTATGAGGCCAATATAGAAAAATATAAAGATATAGTTCGAAAAAATGAGCATTATACAGACATCAGCGCAAGCAGTCCTAATAGTATAACTCTTGCTTATGTTAATAAATATATAGACCCGAATGTAATACGTTTAACTGACAATAATATGGGTGGAAAGGATAAAATGTCTTTGCGTCATGGCTATAATGGTTATGTCACAGCGGTAGTTTGGAGAGCGGATGGTACAATAATTGCTTCGGGTTCTGATGACGGTATAATAAAGTTATGGAATGCTCATACAGGAGAGTTGCTAAAAACCTTACAGGGACACACTGAAGCCATACGAGATATACTTTTCAGTCCTGATGGAAAAGCAATTTTCTCCTCATCATCGGATAAAACAATAAAGGTATGGGATTCTGAAAGAGGTATTGCTTTGTATACCCTACAAGGAAAAATAATTACTGCTGGTCTGCTAAGTTATAGTCCAGACAATAAGATAATCATAAGTAGCGAAGGTCTTGATTTTAATCGAGTCATAGAAGCGTGGGATATGACTAGTCCTTCGTTTCGGCTTATATACGACTTTGATCCTGCCGCAGTATTAGAAGTCTTACGTTTTCTTTGGGAGATGGAGTTAGAAGGACTAGAGTATAAACATAATCCTCTTCCTTATGCTTTATATCCACAGATGGGATATCATATTAGCTTTAATGAAGAAACCCGCAAACTGCGCCCTTTATTGGATGCCCCTCACTCAGATGAAACTAAGCTAGGGCAGGTAGTGCGGTTTTTAGAGGCACAATGTGCTTATAAAAGGCAGGAAGACAAACAGGCTTGTGAAGCCAAGCGTCCTTAA
- a CDS encoding RidA family protein → MIKRLHSGARMSQIVIHNQVVHLAGQVDETAKGGPADEQTRNILSQIDALLAEAGTNKSKLLTATIYMTNMNDFGLMNKAWEAWVDPTNPPTRATVGVSALAGDEFTVEIVVSAAL, encoded by the coding sequence ATGATCAAACGTTTACACAGTGGCGCTCGTATGAGCCAAATCGTGATTCACAATCAAGTCGTTCATTTAGCAGGTCAAGTGGATGAAACTGCGAAAGGCGGCCCTGCTGATGAGCAAACTCGTAATATTCTTAGTCAAATCGATGCTTTATTGGCTGAAGCAGGTACGAACAAGTCTAAGCTACTCACGGCTACGATTTATATGACGAATATGAATGATTTTGGTCTGATGAATAAGGCATGGGAAGCATGGGTTGATCCTACGAATCCTCCTACGCGTGCGACTGTGGGTGTGAGTGCATTGGCGGGTGATGAGTTTACGGTAGAGATTGTGGTGTCTGCTGCATTGTAA